In Electrophorus electricus isolate fEleEle1 chromosome 1, fEleEle1.pri, whole genome shotgun sequence, a single window of DNA contains:
- the LOC113573220 gene encoding hydroxyacylglutathione hydrolase, mitochondrial: MLFRSLVASAYTLGVLGAATNKFAPIQVHTALFGSAIRKSSLVEQTDMKIELLPALTDNYMYLLIDEDTREAAIVDPVEPGKVVEAVKKHGVKLKTVLTTHHHWDHAGGNEKLVKLIPGLTVYGGDDRVGALTQKVTHYNTFKVGTLNVKCLFTPCHTKGHICYFVTKENSSEPPAVFTGDTLFVAGCGKFFEGTADEMYKALIDILGRLPPDTHVYCGHEYTINNLKFARHVEPDNEAIRKKLAWAKDRYDNGVPTIPSTIADEFTFNPFMRVREKSVQGHAGTSDPIDTMRSIRKEKDNFKVPKD; encoded by the exons ATGTTATTCAGGTCACTGGTTGCGAGTGCCTACACTCTTGGTGTACTTGGAGCTGCAACCAATAAATTCG CCCCCATTCAGGTCCACACAGCCTTGTTCGGTTCAGCTATTAGGAAGTCATCCCTTGTTGAGCAGACAGACATGAAGATAGAGCTATTGCCTGCTCTCACTGATAACTACATGTACCTTCTCATTGACGAGGACACAAGGGAAGCTGCCATTGTTGACCCAGTTGAACCTGGGAAG GTTGTAGAGGCAGTTAAGAAGCATGGTGTGAAGCTCAAAACTGTCTTAACAACACATCATCACTG GGACCATGCTGGTGGCAATGAGAAGCTGGTGAAGCTGATTCCAGGCCTGACCGTATATGGAGGTGATGACAGAGTAGGAGCCCTGACTCAAAAAGtgacacactacaacaccttcAAA GTTGGAACACTTAATGTGAAGTGCTTGTTTACACCATGTCACACCAAGGGACACATCTGCTACTTTGTGACAAAAGAAAATAGTTCTGAACCCCCAGCAGTATTCACAG GTGACACCCTGTTTGTCGCAGGCTGTGGGAAATTCTTCGAGGGTACCGCTGATGAGATGTACAAAGCTCTGATTGACATTCTAGGGCGACTTCCTCCAGACACA CATGTATACTGTGGTCATGAGTACACTATCAACAATCTGAAATTTGCTCGCCATGTGGAACCAGATAATGAGGCCATCAGGAAAAAACTGGCATGGGCTAAG GACAGATATGATAATGGGGTGCCCACCATTCCTTCAACTATAGCTGATGAGTTCACATTCAACCCGTTCATGAGAGTCAG AGAGAAGTCAGTACAGGGGCATGCTGGAACAAGTGACCCCATAGACACCATGAGGAGCATCCGTAAAGAAAAAGACAACTTTAAAGTGCCCAAAGACTGA